In Clarias gariepinus isolate MV-2021 ecotype Netherlands chromosome 9, CGAR_prim_01v2, whole genome shotgun sequence, a single window of DNA contains:
- the dynll1 gene encoding dynein light chain 1, cytoplasmic → MSDRKAVIKNADMSEEMQQDAVECATQALEKYNIEKDIAAYIKKEFDKKYNPTWHCIVGRNFGSYVTHETKHFIYFYLGQVAILLFKSG, encoded by the exons ATGTCTGACAGAAAGGCAGTGATAAAAAATGCGGACATGTCCGAGGAGATGCAGCAGGATGCTGTTGAGTGTGCTACACAGGCTCTAGAGAAATACAACATCGAGAAGGACATTGCTGCCTACATCAAAAAG GAGTTTGACAAAAAATACAACCCCACCTGGCACTGCATTGTGGGAAGAAACTTCGGGAGCTACGTGACCCACGAGACCAAGCACTTCATCTATTTCTACCTGGGCCAAGTTGCCATTCTGCTGTTCAAATCTGGCTGA